The DNA segment ATCAATTGTAAAATAGCCATCGATAAACGCTTCTTTCAGTGCAGCTTTGAAAACAGAAAAATAGGTTGAAGCTGTATTTTGAGAAATTATCGCATCTTTATTGCTACCACTTTTTGCAGTCAACAAATACGATTTGAAATTTTCACAGAATTTTGTGTTAATCTGTGAAAACATAATTTTTTCACCTCCGAAATCTTTTAGAAATTCTATCGAGCGATACCAATTCACCTGAATAGATTCGGAATTGTTTTTATGCCTTTTATTGACAAGCAAATCAAAATATCTTACAAAATTCTCCTGAGATCTTTCTTTTTCCTCCTGCTGGATTATATCAAGTTCGTTATAAAGTTCAATGTTATCGTATTCTCTCTGTCTCAATTTGCGCAATGAATCTGCGTAAAACATTGTCTCGCGGTCATTTTCACTTTTGCAAACGATAATTCCATTATCATCTCTTTTGGGTTTAAACGAAACTGAATTTTGTGTTGTCCGTGCCGGTCTTTTCTTATCGAAATGTACAGTTGTTACACTCCGGTTCAAGTATTCTCGAATTCTCTGGGGATCATTTTTACCTGGAATCATCACGGGGTAACTTTCCAAATAAATGAACCATTCTTTTCGGAACTCGGCTTTTCGCAGTCTTACGGTAACTTTGGTTTTTAATAACTCTTTCATTTTCCGTCAAAAATTTTGTCAATTAAATTTTTAGGTGCGTACACAAAACTTCC comes from the Chryseobacterium sp. SNU WT5 genome and includes:
- a CDS encoding site-specific integrase, coding for MKELLKTKVTVRLRKAEFRKEWFIYLESYPVMIPGKNDPQRIREYLNRSVTTVHFDKKRPARTTQNSVSFKPKRDDNGIIVCKSENDRETMFYADSLRKLRQREYDNIELYNELDIIQQEEKERSQENFVRYFDLLVNKRHKNNSESIQVNWYRSIEFLKDFGGEKIMFSQINTKFCENFKSYLLTAKSGSNKDAIISQNTASTYFSVFKAALKEAFIDGYFTIDIAAKVKSIPHEESRREYLTLEELNTLVETPCELDVLKRAALFSALTGLRHSDIQKLTWNEISIENDQARINFTQKKTKGVEYMPMSKQALQLCGEVGLPNELVFENLTNPAWISRPLKKWIESAGITKKITFHNFRHTFATLQLSSGTDIYTVSKMLGHTNVKTTQVYAKVVDEKKNTASKAIQLKNF